In a single window of the Daphnia carinata strain CSIRO-1 chromosome 4, CSIRO_AGI_Dcar_HiC_V3, whole genome shotgun sequence genome:
- the LOC130687646 gene encoding UNC93-like protein MFSD11 isoform X1, with product MEIDRKFINVIILGLAFMLIFTAFQTMGNIQQTVIKSITQEDPTFKADGFTSLAIIYAVLSISNWISPSIISVIGPKWSMLVGGFFYSLYIASFFLQQSWALYTCSALLGFGAALIWTGQGNYLTLNSDGTNISRNSGVFWAVFQCSFLFGNLFVFFLFQGREQIDQGTRTILYGVLLVVGTLGLLLVLVLPAMKDSDASRNSKSNDGAVATRGAQPTQGPLDAFLRSIKLFFTKDMGLLSVAFFYIGIEYSFLSGVYSSSIGFTLEFEDSKRLVGLSGIFIGVGEIAGGALFGILGSKTVRYGRDPIILTGFLTQAVGFFIIFLNIPDNAPFGDTTDTAFITSSSFLAILSSFLVAFGDACFNTQVYSILGGIYPNDSAPAFALFKFVSSLASAASFFYSPYIGIHPQLIIIGVLLFAGTICFWLVEWRSVYKKAHLIETSNPDSAVDKEFD from the exons atggaaattgataGGAAGTTTATCAATGTCATAATCCTGGGATTGGCTTTTATGCTGATCTTTACAGCATTCCAGACAATGGGCAACATTCAG CAAACAGTGATCAAAAGCATAACTCAAGAGGATCCAACTTTCAAAGCGGATGGCTTCACTAGTCTTGCCATCATTTATGCAGTCCTATCCATTTCAAACTGGATTTCTCCATCTATCATCTCCGTCATTGGACCAAAATGGTCTATGCTAGTTGGAGGTTTCTTTTACTC gCTTTATATCGCGAGTTTCTTTCTACAGCAAAGTTGGGCTCTTTACACCTGTTCAGCTCTCCTCGGATTTGGAGCGGCTCTTATATGGACAG GACAGGGAAACTATTTAACGCTTAATTCCGATGGCACCAATATTTCCAGAAATTCCGGTGTATTTTGGGCAGTTTTCCAATGCAG TTTTCTCTTCGGAAatttgttcgttttctttttgttccaaGGAAGAGAACAAATCGATCAGGGAACACGTACCATTTTGTACGGTGTTTTGTTGGTAGTTGGCACGCTAGGACTCTTATTGGTCCTTGTATTACCAGCG ATGAAAGATTCCGATGCATCCAGAAATTCGAAATCCAATGATGGAGCCGTGGCAACTCGCGGAGCACAGCCTACTCAAGGCCCATTGGATGCATTTTTAAGATCAATTAAACTCTTTTTCACAAAAGATATGGGTCTTCTTTCCGTCGCATTCTTTTATATTG GTATCGAGTATTCCTTTTTAAGTGGCGTCTACAGCTCAAGTATTGGATTTACGCTCGAATTTGAAGACAGTAAACGACTGGTTGGTTTATCAGGAATTTTCATTGGTGTCGGTGAAATTGCAG GTGGAGCCCTGTTTGGAATTCTTGGATCAAAAACTGTTCGATATGGCCGTGATCCGATTATTCTTACTGGATTTCTAACACAGGCCGTTGGCTTCTTTATCATCTTCCTCAACATTCCAGATAATGCTCCCTTCGGGGATACTACTGACACTGCATTCATTACAAGCAG TTCATTTTTAGCCATTTTGAGCAGTTTCCTGGTAGCTTTTGGTGATGCTTGCTTCAATACGCAAGTCTATAGTATTCTTGGAGGCATTTACCCAAATGATAGTGCGCCAGCATTTGCGCTATTCAAATTCGTTTCG tCATTGGCGTCTGCTGCTAGCTTTTTCTACAGCCCATACATAGGAATCCATCCGCAGTTGATAATAATTGGAGTTTTGTTATTCGCTGGAACAATCTGTTTTTGGCTTGTCGAGTGGCGCAGTGTTTATAAGAAAGCGCACTTGATAGAGACGAGTAATCCCGATTCCGCAGTCGATAAGGAATTTGATTAA
- the LOC130687668 gene encoding metal regulatory transcription factor 1-like → MPAAAAIGPDGQIMRPRKGRPPKGGYPYPYPASTDPARTIYIGKNNARHWADLKQRLGYNGDVDFVSFLLRLAEERLSQEEQVCEKPKHRNQINGGGGGRVDQLQQPVQQHHHQRAGGSGVPSGGDVVASHPHHHQQHDLELRRASSSSSPRRSNEPKDDNPVSSAHPHKKLKMEEAAAAAAAAAAAAGSSTAVAVDDDDEDDEDDEEHPHHHGYDYHHADGVSAAAAAAAFSAHNGNNRNHGPTGDQQQQQHASYPSDDDDDDNMVDEEDDNSLANTSTAGDHDQGGEYVCNFCNKSFLRPTYLNVHRTYGCPANPDRCRPQCHVCGKDFSQPQKLKAHIEAEHAGSDFGHCDDGSNISGGLSGGGGTHHPCKACPAVFTSRAALRRHLGEIHGQGASGTCVCDQCGKLFQTKSNLKIHLLTHSGVKPFKCPETECGLGFSTKQCLQVHLRKAHGFSEDNMPTVQRSIPYTFDAYSGGVIKDPGRGKLPDFPPTTPTRLQQLDPTGQQVLFDTVDDGSNPPGTPRASYPIPEMPRRGRKPGWRKANSVNGGGGVSGGLSSQNTSLSDEILHKLRHDKDNDVLNSGPLPSFTSSAAAVVAELAIQSLAAAAAAAAAAGNGSSPPDHHADLNSPAGGGGRQPVNYHNSPGPMPMTPEPQAMALNLAASRNQSTYGESNYPPASPSPWQQQQQHFDDNYPSLARPQAVSARATPGPGQQQQTPTAFYPERPASCYSFDGNQQQQNYNAGQLLQPPPTPGSMTYGSSNKLPPASPQQQQQQQDPSRCATPSLSTTEPSFARFAATAAAAAAAAAAAVTGSSASSSQRCPPTSTSPGSASTAGAGSTTTTSSSSSSTSGGTNPYPSPAPSPGYASVTSRVFSGSYGLQNWGNVNMQGLSGYSQTYPLPPPSPYPRNPYGGYY, encoded by the exons CCAAGAAGAGCAGGTATGCGAAAAGCCGAAACACCGCAATCAAATCAACGGCGGTGGTGGTGGACGGGTCGATCAACTTCAACAGCCAGTACAGCAGCATCATCATCAGAGGGCCGGCGGCAGTGGTGTGCCCTCTGGAGGCGATGTCGTCGCCAGTCATCCGCACCATCATCAACAACACGACCTTGAGCTCAGGCGCgcctcttcctcctcttctccGCGTCGTAGCAACGAACCCAAAGACGACAATCCCGTGTCTTCCGCCCATCCGCACAAGAAACTCAAAATGGAAGAAGCTGCTGCGGCCGCTGCAGCCGCTGCCGCTGCTGCCGGATCTTCAACTGCTGTCGCCGtggacgatgatgatgaagacgatGAGGACGATGAAGAGCATCCGCATCACCATGGTTACGATTACCATCACGCGGATGGAGTTTCCGCAGCGGCAGCTGCAGCCGCTTTCTCCGCTCACAACGGCAACAATCGAAATCATGGTCCGACTGGtgaccaacaacaacaacaacacgctaGTTACCCGTCcgatgacgacgatgatgataaCATGGTGGACGAAGAAGATGACAATAGTCTGGCCAATACATCCACTGCGGGCGATCACGATCAGGGCGGCGAATACGTTTGCAATTTTTGCAACAAG AGTTTCTTGCGACCGACTTATCTGAACGTGCATCGGACGTACGGCTGCCCGGCCAATCCGGACCGTTGCCGACCTCAGTGCCATGTCTGCGGCAAAGACTTTTCGCAGCCGCAAAAGCTAAAGGCCCACATCGAAGCCGAACACGCCGGCAGCGATTTCGGACACTGCG ATGATGGCTCCAACATAAGCGGCGGCCTGTCGGGCGGCGGAGGAACGCATCATCCGTGTAAAGCCTGCCCGGCTGTCTTTACATCGCGAGCCGCTCTAAGACGTCACCTGGGCGAAATTCACGGGCAAGGGGCATCGGGAACGTGCGTCTGCGACCAATGCGGCAAACTCTTTCAAACGAAATCGAATTTGAAAATCCACTTGTTGACTCACTCCGGAGTCAAACCGTTcaa gtGTCCCGAAACGGAATGCGGATTGGGGTTTTCAACGAAACAGTGTTTGCAGGTTCACTTGCGCAAAGCCCACGGTTTCAGTGAAGATAATATGCCGACGGTGCAACGCAGCATCCCTTACACGTTCGATGCTTATTCCGGTGGCGTCATCAAGGACCCCGGCCGAGGCAAATTGCCCGATTTCCCGCCCACAACACCTACGCGATTGCAGCAGCTGGATCCTACCGGCCAGCAGGTGCTGTTCGATACCGTTgat gACGGTTCCAATCCGCCTGGAACGCCAAGAGCTTCATACCCAATCCCCGAGATGCCGCGTCGGGGTAGGAAACCCGGCTGGCGGAAGGCCAATTCCGTTAATGGTGGAGGGGGAGTGAGTGGAGGCCTATCCTCTCAAAACACGAGTTTATCGGACGAGATTCTGCACAAATTACGACACGATAAGGATAACGATGTCCTGAATTCCGGTCCTTTGCCATCATTTACTTCTTCAGCCGCAGCCGTTGTGGccgaattggccattcaaagtTTAGCAGCAGCGGCCGCAGCGGCAGCAGCTGCTGGTAATGGCAGCTCCCCGCCGGATCATCATGCTGATCTCAATTCTCCGGCTGGTGGAGGAGGTAGACAGCCGGTCAACTACCACAACAGCCCGGGACCGATGCCCATGACACCTGAACCACAAGCAATGGCGCTCAATTTAGCAGCTTCACGGAATCAAAGTACGTACGGTGAGTCGAATTATCCACCGGCCAGTCCTTCCCCGtggcagcaacaacaacaacattttgaTGATAATTATCCATCGTTGGCACGTCCACAAGCGGTCAGTGCGCGCGCAACTCCCGGACCtggtcagcaacaacaaactCCAACAGCCTTTTATCCTGAACGGCCAGCTAGTTGTTATTCATTCGATGggaatcaacaacaacagaattaCAATGCCGGACAACTTCTTCAACCTCCACCTACACCTGGATCAATGACGTACGGATCCAGTAATAAACTTCCACCGGCATCgccacaacagcaacaacaacaacaagatcCTTCCCGATGTGCGACGCCATCATTGAGCACAACCGAACCTTCGTTTGCCCGGTTCGCTGCCACAGCGGCCGCGGCTGCagcggctgctgctgcggcTGTAACGGGCTCATCCGCTTCATCCAGCCAACGTTGCCCACCGACTTCAACGAGTCCCGGATCAGCTTCCACTGCTGGAGCGGGCAGCACAACAACgacttcatcttcttcctcatcgACGAGTGGCGGAACGAACCCGTATCCAAGTCCGGCGCCCAGTCCGGGATATGCTTCCGTCACTTCGCGCGTCTTCTCCGGCAGTTATGGTCTCCAAAACTGGGGAAATGTCAACATGCAGGGTCTGTCCGGCTACTCGCAAACGTATCCGCTCCCACCGCCGTCTCCCTACCCACGTAATCCGTACGGCGGTTACTATTGA
- the LOC130687648 gene encoding uncharacterized protein LOC130687648: MLSAKELLELRSRKAHPRNLPTMSPKDFVPTHSAEETATINAIVEEKMTYLKEERAERRNLLTKADWLPQEKVAKIEKKLGGGWDAYGFDKNGKTYLQPEEALFLIELSKLELWYSGTPVSVQQAYQILLVEDLCSTLKYRVYSHLCRQGYRLVRRVNSPSITTKRSGDAFQVSSPKRVRTDEPSNYSVEHETSVSTSSETQNDSKSKLLPGSSAAEQSDYDCIPHFLASASESIVIQFSDLEYLPESIRNRESSYVISKKDFLHFSVDREEVATSISSASTNNPLFSGKTKPLLLGNYIGDPYYATDGLYNPTDEELNQIDDDDLQICYHVYSPGRHFRKSNPGPPCFMLAIAEWSSNVPSLSCLERFKRRCGPNTVPLVAVSGAGSGVSFYQLKGVVSPM; the protein is encoded by the exons ATGCTcag TGCCAAAGAGCTTTTAGAATTAAGGTCTAGAAAAGCTCATCCCAGGAACCTTCCCACCATGTCACCAAAAGATTTCGTCCCCACTCATTCTGCCGAAGAAACAGCAACAATTAACGCTATTGTTGAAGAGAAAATGActtatttaaaagaagaaagggcaGAGAGAAG GAACCTGCTTACAAAAGCTGATTGGCTTCCTCAAGAAAAAGTAgctaaaattgaaaagaagCTTGGCGGTGGCTGGGATGCTTATGGATTCGATAAGAATGGGAAGACATATCTCCAACCAGAGGAAGCCCTATTTCTCATCGAATTG TCAAAATTGGAGTTGTGGTATTCTGGTACCCCAGTCAGTGTTCAGCAAGCTTATCAAATTCTACTGGTAGAAGATTTGTGTTCAACTCTCAAGTACCGTGTATATTCTCACCTATGCCGGCAAGGCTATAGGCTTGTTCGTAGAGTAAATTCTCCATCAATTACGACAAAGCGTTCTGGCGATGCTTTCCAGGTTTCTAGTCCTAAAAGAGTCAGGACGGATGAACCGTCTAACTACTCAGTCGAACATGAAACAAGTGTTAGCACTTCCAGTGAAACCCAAAATGACTCGAAATCAAAGTTATTACCTGGTTCTTCAGCAGCTGAACAATCCGATTATGATTGCATTCCACATTTCTTAGCCTCGGCATCGGAATCCATTGTTATTCAGTTTTCTGATCTTGAATACCTTCCTGAAAGCATCCGTAACAGGGAAAGTAGCTATGTCATCAGCAAGAAAGATTTCTTACATTTTAGTGTAGATCGCGAAGAAGTTGCGACCAGCATAAGCTCGGCGTCTACCAACAATCCTCTTTTTAGCGGGAAAACTAAGCCCCTTTTACTTGGGAATTATATTG GAGACCCTTACTATGCCACTGATGGATTGTACAATCCAACGGATGAGGAACTGAATCaaattgatgatgatgatctgCAGATTTGTTACCATGTCTATTCACCCGGGCGGCACTTTCGTAAATCCAATCCTGGTCCACCATGCTTTATGTTAGCGATTGCCGAATGGAGCTCAAATGTACCAAGCCTGTCATGTCTTGAACGTTTCAAAAGACGTTGTGGCCCCAATACTGTCCCGTTGGTTGCTGTTTCTGGAGCAGGATCTGGCGTCTCTTTCTATCAGCTAAAAGGAGTAGTCAGCCCTATGTAA
- the LOC130687646 gene encoding UNC93-like protein MFSD11 isoform X2 produces the protein MLVGGFFYSLYIASFFLQQSWALYTCSALLGFGAALIWTGQGNYLTLNSDGTNISRNSGVFWAVFQCSFLFGNLFVFFLFQGREQIDQGTRTILYGVLLVVGTLGLLLVLVLPAMKDSDASRNSKSNDGAVATRGAQPTQGPLDAFLRSIKLFFTKDMGLLSVAFFYIGIEYSFLSGVYSSSIGFTLEFEDSKRLVGLSGIFIGVGEIAGGALFGILGSKTVRYGRDPIILTGFLTQAVGFFIIFLNIPDNAPFGDTTDTAFITSSSFLAILSSFLVAFGDACFNTQVYSILGGIYPNDSAPAFALFKFVSSLASAASFFYSPYIGIHPQLIIIGVLLFAGTICFWLVEWRSVYKKAHLIETSNPDSAVDKEFD, from the exons ATGCTAGTTGGAGGTTTCTTTTACTC gCTTTATATCGCGAGTTTCTTTCTACAGCAAAGTTGGGCTCTTTACACCTGTTCAGCTCTCCTCGGATTTGGAGCGGCTCTTATATGGACAG GACAGGGAAACTATTTAACGCTTAATTCCGATGGCACCAATATTTCCAGAAATTCCGGTGTATTTTGGGCAGTTTTCCAATGCAG TTTTCTCTTCGGAAatttgttcgttttctttttgttccaaGGAAGAGAACAAATCGATCAGGGAACACGTACCATTTTGTACGGTGTTTTGTTGGTAGTTGGCACGCTAGGACTCTTATTGGTCCTTGTATTACCAGCG ATGAAAGATTCCGATGCATCCAGAAATTCGAAATCCAATGATGGAGCCGTGGCAACTCGCGGAGCACAGCCTACTCAAGGCCCATTGGATGCATTTTTAAGATCAATTAAACTCTTTTTCACAAAAGATATGGGTCTTCTTTCCGTCGCATTCTTTTATATTG GTATCGAGTATTCCTTTTTAAGTGGCGTCTACAGCTCAAGTATTGGATTTACGCTCGAATTTGAAGACAGTAAACGACTGGTTGGTTTATCAGGAATTTTCATTGGTGTCGGTGAAATTGCAG GTGGAGCCCTGTTTGGAATTCTTGGATCAAAAACTGTTCGATATGGCCGTGATCCGATTATTCTTACTGGATTTCTAACACAGGCCGTTGGCTTCTTTATCATCTTCCTCAACATTCCAGATAATGCTCCCTTCGGGGATACTACTGACACTGCATTCATTACAAGCAG TTCATTTTTAGCCATTTTGAGCAGTTTCCTGGTAGCTTTTGGTGATGCTTGCTTCAATACGCAAGTCTATAGTATTCTTGGAGGCATTTACCCAAATGATAGTGCGCCAGCATTTGCGCTATTCAAATTCGTTTCG tCATTGGCGTCTGCTGCTAGCTTTTTCTACAGCCCATACATAGGAATCCATCCGCAGTTGATAATAATTGGAGTTTTGTTATTCGCTGGAACAATCTGTTTTTGGCTTGTCGAGTGGCGCAGTGTTTATAAGAAAGCGCACTTGATAGAGACGAGTAATCCCGATTCCGCAGTCGATAAGGAATTTGATTAA
- the LOC130687651 gene encoding sorbitol dehydrogenase-like isoform X2, translating into MDKVGICGSDVHYWVNGRIGDFVVTKPMVLGHEAAGVVQEVGKGVTHLKAGDRVAIEPGVPCRTCDYCKGGRYNLCLEMAFCATPPYDGNLARFYTHAADFCYKLPDHMSMEEGALLEPLSVAVHACRRAGVTIGQKILICGAGPIGLVCLLTAKAMGASTIIITDISESRLEVAKTLGADHTLLVGQNGAETLAQQVAEKLGSPSDVTIECSGAESSIRLAIFGTRSGGVVVLVGLGQAEIKVPIVNAAVREVDIRGIFRYANCYPTALQLVASGLVNVKPLITHRFTLEETVKAFETARASAAGTIKVMISCSD; encoded by the exons ATGGACAAAGTTGGAATATGTGGATCTGACGTCCATTACTGGGTGAATGGAAGAATCGGAGACTTTGTTGTGACCAAACCGATGGTGTTGGGCCATGAAGCTGCTGGAGTGGTACAAGAAGTTGGAAAAGGGGTTACACATTTAAAAGCAG GAGATAGAGTAGCTATTGAACCAGGAGTTCCATGCCGAACATGTGATTACTGCAAAGGAGGTCGCTACAATTTGTGCCTGGAAATGGCTTTCTGCGCCACCCCGCCCTACGATGGAAATTTGGCGCGCTTTTATACTCACGCCGCAGACTTTTGCTATAAGCTACCAGATCATATGAGCATGGAAGAGGGAGCACTTCTGGAACCCCTTTCGGTGGCCGTTCATGCCTGCAGGAGAGCTGGAGTCACCATTGGACAGAAGATCCTGATTTGTGGAGCTGGACCAATAGGTCTTGTATGCCTGCTAACAGCTAAAGCTATGGGAGCATCAACCATCATCATTACTG ATATATCTGAAAGCCGATTGGAAGTTGCTAAAACCCTTGGAGCTGACCACACTTTATTGGTCGGTCAAAATGGTGCAGAAACATTGGCCCAGCAAGTTGCTGAAAAACTCGGTTCCCCATCCGATGTCACCATTGAATGTAGCGGTGCTGAATCTAGTATACGGCTAGCGATTTTT GGCACTAGAAGTGGAGGGGTAGTAGTTTTAGTAGGACTTGGACAAGCGGAAATCAAAGTGCCTATCGTCAATGCAGCTGTCCGTGAAGTTGACATTCGAGGAATATTCCGCTACGCCAATTG TTATCCAACTGCGTTGCAACTCGTGGCGAGTGGACTTGTCAACGTTAAACCGTTAATTACTCATCGTTTCACGTTAGAAGAGACTGTGAAAGCCTTCGAAACCGCTCGTGCGAGTGCAGCTGGAACAATTAAAGTGATGATATCGTGTTCAGATTAA
- the LOC130687651 gene encoding sorbitol dehydrogenase-like isoform X1, giving the protein MTTENLTAVLHTVNDLRLENRPIPQPKENEVLLRMDKVGICGSDVHYWVNGRIGDFVVTKPMVLGHEAAGVVQEVGKGVTHLKAGDRVAIEPGVPCRTCDYCKGGRYNLCLEMAFCATPPYDGNLARFYTHAADFCYKLPDHMSMEEGALLEPLSVAVHACRRAGVTIGQKILICGAGPIGLVCLLTAKAMGASTIIITDISESRLEVAKTLGADHTLLVGQNGAETLAQQVAEKLGSPSDVTIECSGAESSIRLAIFGTRSGGVVVLVGLGQAEIKVPIVNAAVREVDIRGIFRYANCYPTALQLVASGLVNVKPLITHRFTLEETVKAFETARASAAGTIKVMISCSD; this is encoded by the exons ATGACGACTGAAAACCTTACAGCGGTTCTTCACACGGTCAATGATCTTCGATTG GAAAATCGCCCTATCCCCCAGCCTAAAGAGAATG AGGTTTTGTTGCGAATGGACAAAGTTGGAATATGTGGATCTGACGTCCATTACTGGGTGAATGGAAGAATCGGAGACTTTGTTGTGACCAAACCGATGGTGTTGGGCCATGAAGCTGCTGGAGTGGTACAAGAAGTTGGAAAAGGGGTTACACATTTAAAAGCAG GAGATAGAGTAGCTATTGAACCAGGAGTTCCATGCCGAACATGTGATTACTGCAAAGGAGGTCGCTACAATTTGTGCCTGGAAATGGCTTTCTGCGCCACCCCGCCCTACGATGGAAATTTGGCGCGCTTTTATACTCACGCCGCAGACTTTTGCTATAAGCTACCAGATCATATGAGCATGGAAGAGGGAGCACTTCTGGAACCCCTTTCGGTGGCCGTTCATGCCTGCAGGAGAGCTGGAGTCACCATTGGACAGAAGATCCTGATTTGTGGAGCTGGACCAATAGGTCTTGTATGCCTGCTAACAGCTAAAGCTATGGGAGCATCAACCATCATCATTACTG ATATATCTGAAAGCCGATTGGAAGTTGCTAAAACCCTTGGAGCTGACCACACTTTATTGGTCGGTCAAAATGGTGCAGAAACATTGGCCCAGCAAGTTGCTGAAAAACTCGGTTCCCCATCCGATGTCACCATTGAATGTAGCGGTGCTGAATCTAGTATACGGCTAGCGATTTTT GGCACTAGAAGTGGAGGGGTAGTAGTTTTAGTAGGACTTGGACAAGCGGAAATCAAAGTGCCTATCGTCAATGCAGCTGTCCGTGAAGTTGACATTCGAGGAATATTCCGCTACGCCAATTG TTATCCAACTGCGTTGCAACTCGTGGCGAGTGGACTTGTCAACGTTAAACCGTTAATTACTCATCGTTTCACGTTAGAAGAGACTGTGAAAGCCTTCGAAACCGCTCGTGCGAGTGCAGCTGGAACAATTAAAGTGATGATATCGTGTTCAGATTAA